From Cellulomonas fimi ATCC 484, a single genomic window includes:
- a CDS encoding ferrochelatase: protein MAPDTPLSTPAPAAGPADSPRPADAENPVAPYDALLLFSFGGPNGPDDVMPFLRNVTAGKGIPDERLAEVAEHYHHFGGASPINAQNLALQKALQDELARRGLDLPVLWGNRNWEPYTRDALAAAHADGARRIVALVTSAYASYSGCRQYRENLWASLDELGGDLGLAEGTHPLAADKVRPYFNHPGFVQANVDAVAEAYAGLAADAAAQARLVFVTHSIPDTMEEASAVSGAAYSAQHLDVAATVAAAVSERLGRDVAWDLAYCSRSGPPSQPWLEPDVNDHLRALAEQGVTSVVLSPIGFISDHMEVAFDLDTEALETAAELGLTAVRADSVGTREPFVRGLVDLVLERAALARALDAGTADASTAEGAAVGDLPPWRDVCRPGCCRQRAGVASGIPAACSTDPWS, encoded by the coding sequence GTGGCCCCCGACACCCCGCTGAGCACCCCCGCGCCCGCTGCCGGTCCCGCCGACAGCCCCCGCCCCGCCGACGCCGAGAACCCCGTCGCGCCGTACGACGCGCTGCTGCTGTTCTCGTTCGGCGGGCCCAACGGCCCCGACGACGTGATGCCGTTCCTGCGGAACGTCACCGCGGGCAAGGGGATCCCCGACGAGCGGCTCGCCGAGGTCGCCGAGCACTACCACCACTTCGGCGGCGCCAGCCCGATCAACGCCCAGAACCTCGCGCTGCAGAAGGCGCTGCAGGACGAGCTGGCCCGCCGCGGCCTCGACCTGCCCGTGCTGTGGGGCAACCGCAACTGGGAGCCGTACACGCGCGACGCGCTCGCGGCCGCCCACGCCGACGGCGCCCGCCGGATCGTCGCGCTCGTGACCAGCGCCTACGCGTCGTACTCCGGCTGCCGGCAGTACCGCGAGAACCTCTGGGCCTCGCTCGACGAGCTGGGCGGCGACCTCGGGCTCGCGGAGGGCACGCACCCGCTGGCCGCCGACAAGGTGCGGCCCTACTTCAACCACCCGGGGTTCGTTCAGGCCAACGTCGACGCGGTCGCCGAGGCCTACGCCGGGCTCGCCGCCGACGCCGCCGCGCAGGCGCGGCTCGTGTTCGTCACGCACTCGATCCCCGACACCATGGAGGAGGCGTCCGCGGTGAGCGGCGCCGCCTACAGCGCGCAGCACCTCGACGTCGCCGCGACCGTCGCCGCCGCCGTCTCGGAGCGTCTCGGGCGCGACGTGGCGTGGGACCTCGCGTACTGCTCGCGGTCGGGCCCCCCGAGCCAGCCGTGGCTCGAGCCGGACGTCAACGACCACCTGCGCGCGCTCGCGGAGCAGGGCGTGACGTCGGTCGTCCTGTCGCCCATCGGGTTCATCTCCGACCACATGGAGGTCGCGTTCGACCTCGACACCGAGGCGCTCGAGACCGCCGCCGAGCTGGGCCTGACCGCCGTGCGGGCCGACAGCGTCGGCACGCGGGAGCCGTTCGTCCGCGGGCTCGTCGACCTCGTGCTCGAGCGGGCCGCGCTGGCCCGGGCGCTGGACGCGGGCACCGCCGACGCGAGCACCGCCGAGGGCGCGGCCGTCGGGGACCTCCCGCCGTGGCGGGACGTCTGCCGCCCCGGCTGCTGCCGGCAGCGCGCCGGCGTCGCGTCCGGCATCCCCGCCGCCTGTTCCACCGACCCCTGGTCCTGA